CCTAGTTACTAGTTAGTGTACACATGTTCTTTTCTGTAAAAATATGTGAAATAAGTACTAGTGAATAGAATTATTGTTTAGAttccctttttattttaaaatttttttatgtttttaatttatatatattaaattgttataaaatgatttttttttgcaaaaactcaaaaaaattcCAAACGGGCACGGGACCCAGCCAAAAAGACCGAATTGATCAAGTCCTTGTTGTTCTAACTCTTGGGTGTTTTCTGGCGCCAGGTGTCACCAACGCCTGCATTGTTTACTTCTAGGACGGTCTGTAAAGAAACCTTTAAAATGTCGAATCTGAAATTTCAGTACGTATATTAAACTTCTTTaatcgcttttttttttttttccaatccaTCCAAAAATGCTAGAAACCATTAATTTATGTACCCATGAGTTTAATATAACCCCCATTCCATTAGATAAGGTATGATATGGGTAGTTTTTATTCATGCTTGCCAAACTTGCCCAGTCCAATTTCAGAACCAGTACGCTAACTGGCTTAGTAAATGtataaaagaaaagtttgagtTGGGGCCAAAAATGATCAGACCGGTTGGATGATCAATTCGCTGTTCACATCTGAAACTAAACAATTCCGAGCATGCCATAATAACATCaactttacatttttttttgtttcatgtatgtatctctctctctctctctatatatatatatcttataaaagaaaaggagaaaaagaagagaacttTTTTTTCCGATACGATAAATTATATTCTATACCTACTCCCAATCTATACTAGGGAGACGAGGATCTAAAGAGGCCGAAAAGGAATTCGGAAACTGAACCACCACTGACTCAGATGGCACcagttaataaaattttcaggAAAACTTGAATATTTAAAATGCAGGCCAAGGGATCAAATCAAATCTCTTAACCTACATTCAAGTAGAGTTTTTGAACTCTTTTGATGGCCAAGTACTCTAGAAGTAGTTGGTTGAGAAAGAAGAGAACACGAGTGTTCATTCACACAATCAACGGCCTTTTAGGTTGTTGGCTACTACTAAAAACTAGACCTGGCAATTATACCCAAAACCCAACAACCCACCCAATCAACCCACTAATTTCAGAAGTTGGGTTGGGTAAATTGGGTGTTGGgttaattttgggttgggtaataAAAACCCATACATATTTTGGGCGGGTTTGGGTAATTAAGTTGGGTACCCATTACCCAACTTAAAAAACAAATAAACCTCCACCACCGCCAGCTTCACACCTTTACTCTTTAGCAAATTAACAATCCTCTCCACGAAgagttctttctttcttgctaaCAACGATTtcaatcaaaataaacaaattttcaATTCCACTTTGGGTTCATTTTTGCTACCCTTTTGCAATTCTATCATCTCAAATCCAAGCAGAAGTCACAAAATCTCATATTAAAGCTGTCGAACCTTAATCTCAGATCTTAGACAAATTGCTTTTATCCTGCAAACAATTTTGTACGTATTCTATGTCCTTTTGGGTAATTTTCGTATGTACTTTTAGCCTTTTACGTTTGTTTGATCTTGAGCTCCTAAGCCTCGAGGAGTACTTCTCTCTAATGTCCAAAAATCCAGGATTGAAATATTGAGTATTTAGGCAGCTTCAGTTCTCAGTTCAacagattttttctttttcgttcaTTGCTTTAATTTGGAAGCTACAACTTGTATGGATAATTCTAAATATGTGccatatgaacatggttgttcgaatattttcgtgattaggTATTCTTCTTGttgcttttaaaaattttttgtatgtaaaaatatatttaagagaatttatgtatcaaaatctattaattaatatattgggtCACATTGGGTCATATTTGGGTCATGGGTTTGAGATGACCCAATGTGACCCAACCCAAAAGTAATCCAATTTAAAGTTGGGCGGATTGGGTATAACccatttaaatgaaaacccAATATCAACCCGCCCAAAACCGCCCAACCCGCCCAATTGTCAGGTCTACTAAAAACTTTAAGTCTTGATGGAGTAGAAGGTCAAGAATAAAAACCTTGCTGGAGTAGAaggtcaagaaaaaaatatgctCAATGACTCGAACCAGTCAGTCCATCTCCAAGTAAAAGCCTTACCAAATCTGTCAGATGGTCCACTGCATCCGGGCGGCCAAGAAATTTGTAAGAACTTGAGGCCATGGAATTTCCCGTGCACCAAACAAAAAGAGAGTTGTTACTACATGGCATTATAGCAATATAGCTGATAGCTCCTCAATGCAGTGGGGCTACCCGTAGATTTGCAACTGAAGAAACGTAATCTCCTTCCGGCAAACACCGAGAACGTGTCAAAATTTTGTAGGACACAAAAAGGCGAAATTTGGGAAAAAGAATTTCTTAATGATTCCACTTAGCCGGAGGAAAAAAAACCATAATTAACAGTTTTTTCTTATCATACACAATTTCGCATGCCATCAGGACCCTGAATTCAGTGGAAGGAAAAAGAGAATCCACTTGAACTCACACACAGCTGACAATATACAAAGACCTGAGCGACTGGGTTCTGGTTCGGGCCAGTCCAACCTCAGAAGACAGCTTTTGCAGCATCCGTATTCCACCTAATGCTTTTTGTTGCTTTGCAGAATCTCATGCTTCTTGTCCATCTTCTGTCTCTGGAAAGAAATCCATAGGATTTGGACGATATATGAAACgagaagttgaaaaaaaaaaaagaaggaagattcTTAAGCAGTAAAAGCCAAactttttgcttcttctttaaGTACACGCCAAGTTCTCCACTATGTAAGGCAGCATATCCACAAGTCAGATATACAATTTGGCTTCCTTTTGGAGTCGAAACTTAACAGCTTCACCACTAACTATAGAATCATTAGGTTCTGCCGCATCAACAGCTCCACCTAGGTGTAGTGTCAGTGGAACACAAGATCTAACTGAGCAAAAATCCCTGTTCTAACCAAGTTAATCACCAAACACTGGACTCACTATTTACAGAAAGTCAACATTTGAGCTTTTCTTTGCCCAATTTCAGCTCTAAGGcgtattgtatttattttaaaatttaaaaaaattttgaaaatttcacggaGCAAATGCACGGCTGCTTACTAACAACAGAGTGAGAAAATTCTGAAACCAAAGAAGACTGCATGCGAAGGTCGTAAAGTTTTTCGAGCATGAAGTGCATCTGACAAGTAGATTTCAACCTCAGGAGCAAATCTTCTTCCACTGCATTCAACCGCCATGTAAATGTCTTGCAAGCAATAAGAGCTTCAAATCAACGTAAACAAATCTCTTCTGACTAGATTAATCCAAAGGAAAGTCGTTTCTACAAGGCCAGCTCAAAACTGTACATGGTTCAATCCCCATAGCTAATATGAACATAGGACTAACAGGTGGACATATAAGTTGCAATTTAGCAATCAGTTAGCAAAACTTGAGAGAcaacaaaacaaatggaaaaaGGAACGCAACTATCCGTTCCCCTTTGCAGAAGACTAAACAAAGGAAGTGAAATGAAGCCACTCCAATCTGAGTCTGAGCATCAGAGAGAATACCCACATGCATGTCCCTGTAACTTTCTCCATTGCTTTTGTCTTCCTCAGAATTCTATTATCTACAGTGGCAGAATATCTAGTATAAATCTCAGTCTCTCCCTTTAAGGTTCTAATCAGCTAGATGAATCTACACGGTCCATGCCCTAGTTTCATACAAAACGTGGTAAGGGACGTTCTTGCTGACAAGATGATCATGGAAGCTCCTTTTCTTGTGATTCTTCGATTACTGAGTTTTTAACTGAGATCCCATCAAGTATATCACTTTCGGAATCTACCTGTAGCTCTTTGAACATGGCCATCACCTGGATCATTGTTGGCCGGCGGAAGGGTTTATCATCTAGGCACTGAAAGGCAATGTTCAAATAGTGGTAAAGTTCCGTCCCGTCCGATAATGATGAGATTATTTCAGGATCAAGTATCTCCTGGCTTCGTTTATCTCTATGCAGCTGTTTAGCCCACCCAACCAGATTATTGTCATCGCCAAACTCCAATGTGTCAATTGGCTTCTTGCCTGAAAGAAGCTCCAGCAATATAACACCGTAGCTGTAGACATCCCCTTTAGTTGTGCACCGGAAACTCTGGTAATATTCAGGGGGCACATATCCCGGAGTCCCAGCAAGTGTACTCACACTGAGATGAGTGTCAAGGGCATTCACCAATCTTGCCATACCAAAATCAGACACCCTAGCCTCAAAGTCTTCATCCAGAAGGACATTGCTAGACTTCATGTCCCGATGGATTATGTGAGGTATGCAGCTGTGGTGAAGAAATGCTAGTCCTCTTGCTGAGCCAATGGCAATCTTCTTTCTAGCTGCCCAGTCAAGCTTTGTACCCTCTcctttattgctctcatgaagAACAGCCTCCAGGCTTCCCCACTGCATATACTCGTACACGAGAAGCCTCTCTTCTCCAATCTTGCAATAACCTAACAAAGGGACCAGATTTCGATGCTTGATTTTTCCTATGGTCTCCATTTCTGCCATAAATTCTCTGTCTCCCTGACCTGTTACATGGATGAGTTTCTTGATTGCAACAACACTACCGTCTCTAAGTTGGGCCTTGTACACCTCACCAAAACCCCCAGAACCAATCAAGCTGTCAGCACTGAACCCATTCGTTGCTTCGAGCAGATGTGCAAAGGTCAACTTCCGCAGAGGCTTCTCGAATGTGGCCACATTTATGCTTAGAGGCTCAGCCACACTAGAAATTTTCCAGCTGCTGCTGCCAGATGTTGGAAGGCTTTCAACATATTtgtctctcttttcctccttctCCTGGTGTTTCTTCACTTTGTAAAGAGCAAAAACAAGCAAGAATATACAGGAAAGAGAGACCATTATGCCTATGACCATCCCGACAGCTACAGGCTGCTTTTTCCCTCCACGATAATAGATTGATGAATGGTGTCCATTTCCAGAGCCACATGCAGGCAGAGGAAGTCCACAAAGGCCTGAATTGTTCTCATATCTGGCAGCCGGAAAAGTAGTCAACTGCCCACCTGAAGGAATAGGCCCTGAAAGGTTGTTGtttgaaacatcaaaatcaCTAAGAAATGAGAGGCCACCCAATGACCAGGGGATAAAACCCTGAAGATTATTGTGTGAGAGATCAAGAACTCCAACGAACTTTAAACTTCCAAAGCTGGAGGGTATATTCCCAGATAAATTATTATGGCCCATATTCAGAACCTGCACAAAGCTCATTGAACCTAAATTTTCAGGAATATTGCCTGAAAAACCATTGTAAGAAAGATCAAGGTAAATCATGCTACCATTGCTAGCAAAGGTGTAAACTGTGACCCCAGAGTAAATCCTGGTTGTTGGGCAAGAGTGGACCATAGGAAAATTAGCTAGCCTATCCGCACGAATCCCTTCGAATTCAACTAGCCCACCGGCACCTCTGCATGCTGTTCCCCCCTCATTTCTCACAAATGCAAACTGCTTCCCAGAAACAATTCCCGGGCGAACAAGTCCAGCTTGGTTAGCAAGCTCTGAGGGGATGGGGCCTGTCAGATTATTACTATTCAAATCAAGCCATATCAGGCTTCTGCACTTTCCTATTCCTGGTGGAATTGGTCCAGCAAGAGAATTGTTACCCAACTGAAGGATTGCTAAATTAACCAGATTCCCAATACCTGAAGGGATTTGCCCAGTAAGTCTGTTGCTGGACAAAGAAACCCATATCAAATTTGTGCAATTAGCGAGGGACTCCGGGAGGCTTCCGGTAAGGAAATTGTTATTGAGAATTAAGGTCTGAAGATTCCCTCCTGTGACACATATGCCTTCTGGTATTTCTCCATTGAGATTGTTAGCCCAAATGACCATGTCTGAAAGATTGGGTAAGGTCCATATCTCCTGAGGAATTCGACCAGTCAGAAAGTTGAAGCTAAGATCAATTGTCTTCAGATTTCGGCATAGTCCAAGCTGTGATGGCACCGTCCCAGCTAAAATATTGTCAGGCAAGATTAACTTTTCCAGAGCAGAATCTGATGATGTTGAGCAAAACCAAGCAGGTACATTCCCTGTTAAGGCATTTGAGCTGAGGTCAAGCACCTGAAGCCGACTACAGTTTGTCAAGGATTGTGGCAGAGGACCAGTTATGTTGTTGAACGGTACGGAAAGATACTTGAGATTTGCCAGAGAACTGACAACTGAGCTCAGAAAATCCCCAGAAAGTTGATTGTGGCCGAGGCTGAGGCTAAAGAGTGAAGAGCACGGACCAAAGCTTGAAGGTAGGCCACCTATTAACTGGTTTGAAGAAAGATCAAGCTCCTCAAGAGTTGCACAAGTTTGCCCCAGCTCTGCTGGAATCTCCCCAAAAAACTGATTATGGGCTAAAACcaatttcttcaaattcttgagCTTCCCCAACAAGTCCCCAGGAATCTTGAGGAGGAGGGCATTATGGCCAACATCCAATGTTTCAAGCTTCTGGCAGTTGGTCAAACCAAAAGGGAATCCGGTTGCAGAAAGACTGTTGAAAGAGAGATTGAGCACAGTGAGATTAGAGCAAGTACCAGATCCAAGGTTCACAAGATCGCCTGTAAGGTTATTATGAGAAAGATCAAGAATTTTCAAAGACACAGGTGCAGCTGCTATTAATGTAGCTGGTATATCTCCGGAAAAATTGTTGCAAGAAAGGTCGAGAACAGAGAGGCTCCTGCaagaagagagagagctattCAACTTTCCTGTCAGACCATTGTCTGACAAATTAAGCAGATTCAAGTTTTGGCAGTTTGATAGAGAATAACTCAAAAGGCTCAAATCAGAAAATTTGTTCCTGGAGAGGTCAAGTTGCAACAAGGAAGACCCAAACTTGATATTGCCACTTGGGATTGAATTTCGAGAGAGGTTCAGAAGGGATAAACGGTTACAGGATTGCAACAAAGAATCTACAGCAAGTGGTTCTGACAAATCATTGGCAGACAAATCAAGAATCTCAAAGCTGCAAGACTGGACTGTTGATGAAAGATTGCCATAAAAATGGTTGCCACTAAAATGAAGCTGGGCAAGACGAGGCAAAGCCATGAGGTCAGATATGTGAAGGTGACCTCTAAGCCCTGCATTTACAAGATTGAGCTGAGTGACTTTCCCATCGCCAGAGCATGAAACACCAGCCCATGAACAAGGGCTGGAAGAAGTTAAGGACCAATCTGTCAAGAATCCATTTGGATCAGCATCAACTGAGGACTGCTTGAAGGCCAATAAGCTGCTTACTTCATTACCAATAGCTGGTTGCTTGGTTGAGATTTGTCGAGCATTTGACACCAAAAAGCCACAGCTGAGAAGCAAAACTATAAGAAAGACAATAATATCTTTGACCAACCCACCACTTGTTGCTGATAACTGCTGCTTCCTGTTCATCTTGTTCGTGCCGAGATAAAAGTGCCACCCGCTGCATAAAATCAACAGCTCCTAGTTTTacccagatttttttttttttttggttttccgAATCTTTCTTCTCTTCCGTTGGCTATTGCAGGGACACACTCTGCTCCTCACAAAGCTACCTTCTTCAAAAATAGTGCCCTGTTCTGCTCAACTTTCTTGGGCAAACCTGCTAAGTTGACAGTGACAAATGACAGCGCCATGAATAAATACCAGTAATAGCTATATATGCGAAGAATAAAGTGCCTGGAGAATTCTTCTCCCACATGCAGATGCAATACgagaaccagaaaaaaaaagaagaaaaagataacCCATGGCCATGGTCAAAAAACTTAAAGGCGTGCAACTAACCCAGAATATggggaggaaaagaaaggaacgaAAACACCAGAAATAGAAGAGAGAGGCAGAGCGTAGTACCACAACTAGCTACTAGGTCCAGGTGATTTTGCTCGAGTGGGAAGCCAAGCACTCAAAAGCCCAATTCTAAAACGATCTTTTTAGATCGAGGAAGAGGAAATTTTTGGAGTGATAAATTGACAAGTGAAACAGATAGCTCAGCTGCAGAGCGGAGACCAGATGCTACCAAGTGTAGTCTCCCTGTTAGTACTGGTACAAATTTTGGTACTTTCGGGGGGATTGGGTACGATGTTCAGAGTTGTCGGCTGTCACGGGAAGCTTGTGTCATGAAAAAACTCCCTCTACtattttttgaggaaaattttttatcaacccatttttcatgcattatatatatatatatatatataatgatttgatatatatatatatatcaaatcattataatatattattctATCAAAAATTTCACATAAATATGTCCTCTCCTAATTCTCCTCTAGCACAaggaaaagccaaaaaaaaaaaaaaaaaatctaataaaaATCTTGGACAGCAGATAGAGCAAGGGGGATCAAGCTGGAGAAGAAGCAAAAAGTGACAAAAGGAGTAGTAGCAGTGAAATAGGAATAGTCGTAGAATAGAAAAGTTGGTGCCAATTTGACTATTCTAGAGAGTGTTGATAGGGAAGGAGGATGAGAGATGAGGctctaattttcttttcctagctAGAGCTACTAACTACTAAGAGGTAGGACTTAGGAGGAGGGCGCAGTGGGATGGGTTGGGTGGCGTGGGCTCAAAGCTTCAATTTTCTTCCTCTATGTCTATCAATTGTGTCTTTTTCATATTACGTACGGGGTCAGTCAAACTTGGGATttggttctcttttcttttcttctctctctctctctctcttctctccctttcccAAATTCCAAACGCTAAACATTACGCGCCACCTTCGTCTTTCTTTCCGTATCATTCCATGACAACAAGATTTTCAACGCACAACCACCATGCCCAAGTTGTGtctctttgcattttcctaGCATTTGAGTGCAAGAAAGGCAAACTTTAataatttgttgtttttttttttactacttATTTCAATTATCCGATTGTTACCTTTATCGTCTCTTACTATCTAGTGTATTTGGATGGGagtttatttgaagtatttaaaaataattactgtaacattttactttaatttttgtGATGTGTTATATGCAAGATAAAGATAATTTATTTATGattcaaataaataatttttatgacgCAAccaaatattaaattattattgtcTCTTACTTTTTGTGTATTAATGACAAATCAATGCCTTGGTCTTCGTCGTCATACTAAAAGAGCAAGTAGACAAAAGTGGCAaagccgaaaaaaaaaattaatggagATAAAATTAACATTAGAGTTTATTGCGtgttctttttcaattttaaaaacaaactaGACTTATATAAGTATCCACATAACTAGTAGAGTTAatgcatttatttatttattttataaacaAAGCAGAAAAACATAATCGCAGCATCTACGCACAAAATCGTCACTCTACTAGAAACACCATACAAAGCCAATTACAAATTCTCACAACACGTGTTCGTGTTTTGATAACCGTgcacaaaattttcattttaaattcCACGATGTATTTAGCTAAACAAATCATTTATACAAGATTCTAAATGAATGAGTTACAAATTATTACAACTTCCAAGGGAATCAAAATGGCTAGAGCGAAgagttagatttttttttttgtcatttagtACTATTTTCATTAAGTTCCTAAATTtgccttattttgtttttttttggtaatttttttggaaGTTGAGAAAAAAAGGAGGATTAAAGCCTGAATTACTTCCAAATCCTGAAGTTTCAACCTCAATTACTAAGCCAACACTTCATTGgcatcttatatatatatgtatatatatatatttcacaTCTTAACATTTTAGTGGGGACAGACATGAATATTTTTCTACATTGCACAGGTAATAAGGAAAATTTTAGGGGGAGTGAGGGCCGGTGCGCCCACCTTTAAATTTCATCCCGCGTGgtaagcaatttttttttttttttttgcctcctCCTTTCCTTGAAGAAAAGGAttggttttcatttttttataatctCCCAACTAATTTTCAACTAACATAAAATTGGAATACTGTCCCAAATTTCAAAATGGTCCACGAGATGAGTgggaaatcaaaataaaagtggTTCATACTAGTTGTACTCCATAGACATTAAATAAAAAGTGGGTTCACTAATTCATAATAGATTTAGATGGATAAGATCATCAATCTCGTGTTAGTATGCTCCTCTCATAAGGATCAGGTTGGCATTCAAAAAGATAATAGACGGAAATGCTGATCATTGCCTGGCTAGTATTATTATATATTCTTGACAGAGTGTCAGTTAGCTGAGCGGTGGTGGCTTCAATCTTACTTCATCATCTTCCGGTTTACAAACGCAAGCAGAAATATATACTcgtgtatatgtatataaagtagTAAGCACTAGTAGAAACAAAATTAATGATTGCATAGGAATTTAATATACTATGATGAACTTATAACTTGAGAAAAGTTCAAAATTGATGCCACGCAGGTCAACATGCAAGCGGAGCATGAGAAAGTGTAGCACCAACTACTGCTATTATTTTATTCTGAGAAGTGAAAACATGCGATGCGACTCACTCAAACGCATCATCTAGTCTGTAGTTGATGTTGTTGTTGGCCTTTTTGctgttgttgtttttctttttaacaaaaaaggaataaaaataaaaaagtttcgTATGGTATACCTAATATACAGAAAATTCTCCGTGATTTCAAAACATATAAAATGATACCTCATATTTTAaattaaattgtaaactaacaaaATTCGTTAAATTTATCGAAAATGACGGTCTCGGCTGTTAAACTTATCGAATTTCGTTAAATTTATCGGATTCTGTTAAGTTTAACGAATTCttttagtttacaatttagttcaaaacataatAAGTatcgttttgtatgttttgaaattaCGAgaatttttttgtgtattagatataatatatgaggtttttttttgtttttagtccaaaaaaaaattaatgtggTAGGACAAATTTAAGGTGAGTGAGTTACCCGACCAAAAAATGGTAACACTACTACTAGTGCTACTACTGGACCTAGTAGTAGTACTAGAAAACACGAAGATGAGGAGGGCACGGGGCGCGGGGCTTCGGGTTTGGTGCTTGCTTCTTGAATCTTGATAAACTAGGGTCTAGTACTAGTAGTAAGTAGCATTTGCATGGACAAATAATTGCATGCTGCTACTCTGCCTGCCGTGCTGCTTCATCGTTCATATTTCACGGTACTAGTAAAAATTAGTAGTgtattttattcataaataaaataaaatactccTAATCCAAATTTTGTGAAACTTTGTCCGTGTTGTGGGGGACACTCCGTCAGCATGCACACGAGTGATTGTGAATCCTATTCTCTTTGTTTGAGAGAGTGAGTGAGACTGAGACGCCTTTTCCCTCCTGTCACTGGATTGGATGCCAATTAATTACATGTAAGCATCGGACTCTTAAAACTTTAACTTTTACAATAGTAAGCCATATGGTGCTGTGCGGTAATTGAACCAAAaccccctccaaaaaaaaaaagaaaaaaaagaaacgaataAAAAAGCCCTTTTCGTTCTTGTTAATGCTCATCTAGGACCAAAGTTTTATGATTGCAATGTGAACTGACCCTAGTCCGGTATTATCATAAtactagtaatttttttttggacaatATAATACTAATAATATATGTTTCGCTACGAACACCACCGGAATCCTCGCAAAGAAACCAGGTTGGTATTTTGGACCGTTCTTTACAATTGTCTCTTCTTTTTTGGCTGTTGACAAATCACCTGTTTAAAGTAGTAGTACTATACAATTAACATGGGACCCTAATTCTCtcttctttattattattttttttcgacGCACTGCTACACGTAATTGTATATTTATATGTGCTgtccaataataataataataaacaacTGTggtgtcttttatttttcttcactCGCTGATGACAAAGAATGaaccatcctttttttttaaaaaaaattttgaaggaagaatgaaccatctttttttttggttgcctgCCACGGTATCCAGGGCTTTGCCCTGACTAATCCGTTGGTCGACCCGGGTCGCACACCTGGGTGTGGTGGGTGAGTCTCCCAACAAGGATAGCTGCATACGCCAGGTTTCGAACCCGAGACCTGCTTAAGCGGAACCAAGCTGCTTACCACTTGGCCCAACCCCAGTTGGTGAATGAACCATCTTTAATACTGCAAGAGAACGACTAAACTTATGATGAACTTAGGGATGGCAACAGCAGCAGTAGTCATACACGTACTACCACTTGATTTGGTACTTGCCACCCCCCGCCCCCCTTTTTGGCGGGGGAAAGAAAATAGGAAAAGGTACGTAAGATAAGAGGAGAAACCCAACAGCAGTAGTttgttgaattgaaagattgaTAAATCAGAGGACGCCACGCAGTCATCTGGAAGGTGCGTTGGTCATCGCACGAGCGGGTGGTGGGGTCGGGCCAGGCCGTCTCATTGTCAACTTTTATCAAAAATAAGAACAAGAGGTTGACTTTGGTATGCAGCTTTGCGTTTTCCGACCGGGGAGGGGAGTCGCGGCGGCCCGGTTTACAAGTTGAAACGGGGCTCTGTGTATCCAATCTCAACTGCTAGTAAAACCAGGCGTGGCTTTGTGCTTTGAGAGAATTAGGTGATCCTGTGATGGTTATTGTCATGCGCCATGACTGAATGAGTTTATTTtctccatttattttcttttttttgaaggaCTGCTTCTTCTTTTAAGTAACTACGTCCAGCAGCAGC
The DNA window shown above is from Coffea arabica cultivar ET-39 chromosome 5e, Coffea Arabica ET-39 HiFi, whole genome shotgun sequence and carries:
- the LOC113688409 gene encoding serine/threonine-protein kinase BRI1-like 1 isoform X2, with the protein product MQRVALLSRHEQDEQEAAVISNKWSLSVLDLSCNNFSGDIPATLIAAAPVSLKILDLSHNNLTGDLVNLGSGTCSNLTVLNLSFNSLSATGFPFGLTNCQKLETLDVGHNALLLKIPGDLLGKLKNLKKLVLAHNQFFGEIPAELGQTCATLEELDLSSNQLIGGLPSSFGPCSSLFSLSLGHNQLSGDFLSSVVSSLANLKYLSVPFNNITGPLPQSLTNCSRLQVLDLSSNALTGNVPAWFCSTSSDSALEKLILPDNILAGTVPSQLGLCRNLKTIDLSFNFLTGRIPQEIWTLPNLSDMVIWANNLNGEIPEGICVTGGNLQTLILNNNFLTGSLPESLANCTNLIWVSLSSNRLTGQIPSGIGNLVNLAILQLGNNSLAGPIPPGIGKCRSLIWLDLNSNNLTGPIPSELANQAGLVRPGIVSGKQFAFVRNEGGTACRGAGGLVEFEGIRADRLANFPMVHSCPTTRIYSGVTVYTFASNGSMIYLDLSYNGFSGNIPENLGSMSFVQVLNMGHNNLSGNIPSSFGSLKFVGVLDLSHNNLQGFIPWSLGGLSFLSDFDVSNNNLSGPIPSGGQLTTFPAARYENNSGLCGLPLPACGSGNGHHSSIYYRGGKKQPVAVGMVIGIMVSLSCIFLLVFALYKVKKHQEKEEKRDKYVESLPTSGSSSWKISSVAEPLSINVATFEKPLRKLTFAHLLEATNGFSADSLIGSGGFGEVYKAQLRDGSVVAIKKLIHVTGQGDREFMAEMETIGKIKHRNLVPLLGYCKIGEERLLVYEYMQWGSLEAVLHESNKGEGTKLDWAARKKIAIGSARGLAFLHHSCIPHIIHRDMKSSNVLLDEDFEARVSDFGMARLVNALDTHLSVSTLAGTPGYVPPEYYQSFRCTTKGDVYSYGVILLELLSGKKPIDTLEFGDDNNLVGWAKQLHRDKRSQEILDPEIISSLSDGTELYHYLNIAFQCLDDKPFRRPTMIQVMAMFKELQVDSESDILDGISVKNSVIEESQEKELP
- the LOC113688409 gene encoding receptor-like protein kinase BRI1-like 3 isoform X1; translation: MNRKQQLSATSGGLVKDIIVFLIVLLLSCGFLVSNARQISTKQPAIGNEVSSLLAFKQSSVDADPNGFLTDWSLTSSSPCSWAGVSCSGDGKVTQLNLVNAGLRGHLHISDLMALPRLAQLHFSGNHFYGNLSSTVQSCSFEILDLSANDLSEPLAVDSLLQSCNRLSLLNLSRNSIPSGNIKFGSSLLQLDLSRNKFSDLSLLSYSLSNCQNLNLLNLSDNGLTGKLNSSLSSCRSLSVLDLSCNNFSGDIPATLIAAAPVSLKILDLSHNNLTGDLVNLGSGTCSNLTVLNLSFNSLSATGFPFGLTNCQKLETLDVGHNALLLKIPGDLLGKLKNLKKLVLAHNQFFGEIPAELGQTCATLEELDLSSNQLIGGLPSSFGPCSSLFSLSLGHNQLSGDFLSSVVSSLANLKYLSVPFNNITGPLPQSLTNCSRLQVLDLSSNALTGNVPAWFCSTSSDSALEKLILPDNILAGTVPSQLGLCRNLKTIDLSFNFLTGRIPQEIWTLPNLSDMVIWANNLNGEIPEGICVTGGNLQTLILNNNFLTGSLPESLANCTNLIWVSLSSNRLTGQIPSGIGNLVNLAILQLGNNSLAGPIPPGIGKCRSLIWLDLNSNNLTGPIPSELANQAGLVRPGIVSGKQFAFVRNEGGTACRGAGGLVEFEGIRADRLANFPMVHSCPTTRIYSGVTVYTFASNGSMIYLDLSYNGFSGNIPENLGSMSFVQVLNMGHNNLSGNIPSSFGSLKFVGVLDLSHNNLQGFIPWSLGGLSFLSDFDVSNNNLSGPIPSGGQLTTFPAARYENNSGLCGLPLPACGSGNGHHSSIYYRGGKKQPVAVGMVIGIMVSLSCIFLLVFALYKVKKHQEKEEKRDKYVESLPTSGSSSWKISSVAEPLSINVATFEKPLRKLTFAHLLEATNGFSADSLIGSGGFGEVYKAQLRDGSVVAIKKLIHVTGQGDREFMAEMETIGKIKHRNLVPLLGYCKIGEERLLVYEYMQWGSLEAVLHESNKGEGTKLDWAARKKIAIGSARGLAFLHHSCIPHIIHRDMKSSNVLLDEDFEARVSDFGMARLVNALDTHLSVSTLAGTPGYVPPEYYQSFRCTTKGDVYSYGVILLELLSGKKPIDTLEFGDDNNLVGWAKQLHRDKRSQEILDPEIISSLSDGTELYHYLNIAFQCLDDKPFRRPTMIQVMAMFKELQVDSESDILDGISVKNSVIEESQEKELP